The Geoanaerobacter pelophilus genome includes a region encoding these proteins:
- a CDS encoding capsid cement protein, whose protein sequence is MKTQIITGTCSITAKTADLVQQRFVGYDGAKCAAGAAALGICDADTAVGAQAPLNFSGILLVEAGGVIAADVDVDSDADGRAVTHAAGVVNGHTLDAATAAGEIIRVRR, encoded by the coding sequence GTGAAAACCCAGATCATTACCGGAACATGTTCTATTACAGCCAAAACCGCTGACCTGGTTCAGCAAAGGTTCGTCGGTTACGACGGCGCCAAGTGCGCTGCTGGTGCCGCGGCCCTTGGAATCTGCGATGCCGATACTGCAGTTGGAGCTCAGGCACCGCTCAATTTCTCAGGCATCTTATTGGTCGAAGCCGGTGGCGTTATTGCTGCCGACGTTGATGTTGATTCTGACGCTGATGGTAGGGCAGTTACCCATGCCGCCGGTGTAGTCAACGGCCACACTCTCGATGCCGCTACAGCAGCCGGCGAAATCATCCGCGTTAGGCGATAG
- a CDS encoding gp436 family protein: protein MPYCTIDDIKSKRIPEQTLIQLTDDQGLGQIDTAVVDGIISDADELIDGYIRERYELPLANVPGMLKTLSVDISVYNLYGRRPEFETPKAVNDKHGVALKILMSIQKGEIKLGIAGAVSPASTSSPARAKASTPTRIFTDDNLNRY from the coding sequence ATGCCTTACTGCACTATTGACGACATCAAGAGCAAGCGGATCCCCGAACAGACCCTGATCCAGTTGACCGACGATCAGGGTCTGGGACAGATCGATACGGCTGTGGTCGACGGGATTATCTCCGATGCCGACGAACTGATCGACGGCTATATCAGGGAGAGGTATGAACTTCCTCTGGCGAATGTACCTGGCATGCTTAAAACCTTGTCGGTCGATATCTCGGTGTACAACCTCTATGGCCGCCGTCCAGAGTTTGAGACACCGAAGGCAGTTAATGACAAGCATGGTGTTGCCTTGAAGATTCTCATGTCCATCCAGAAGGGCGAAATCAAGCTAGGTATTGCCGGAGCGGTGTCCCCGGCTTCGACATCCTCACCCGCCAGAGCTAAAGCCTCTACCCCGACTAGGATATTCACGGACGATAATTTAAATCGGTATTAA
- a CDS encoding phage head morphogenesis protein encodes MADLELSNIAFLFGMPPEKAIEYLQTKGFQIIFDWHELRDSGHAQAFTVAKAMNLDVLQSIKSALVQALEKGESFRTFQQQLTPKLQALGWWGKEEILNPATGELRVAQLGSPYRLRTIYEANLQSAYQAGRWQSQWDNRAARPYLMYVAVLDSRTRPAHRALHGTIAPIDSPFWRYFYPPNGWRCRCRVRSLTKQQAITMVKNGQGVWVAEDGLGSKQIEIPHSGGEMGTVTVYRGTDALGQSFTISPDLGWNSNSGMAKWQPDLAKYDADVRALWPR; translated from the coding sequence ATGGCTGATCTCGAACTATCAAACATTGCGTTTCTCTTTGGGATGCCTCCGGAGAAAGCGATCGAGTATCTGCAGACCAAAGGCTTCCAGATCATTTTTGATTGGCACGAGCTTCGCGATAGCGGACATGCTCAGGCATTTACCGTTGCTAAGGCTATGAACCTCGACGTGCTGCAGAGCATCAAGTCCGCCCTGGTCCAGGCTCTGGAGAAAGGAGAGAGCTTCCGCACTTTCCAGCAGCAGCTCACGCCGAAACTGCAGGCGCTGGGGTGGTGGGGTAAGGAAGAGATTCTCAACCCTGCGACCGGCGAATTGCGGGTTGCCCAGCTTGGTAGCCCGTACCGCCTCCGCACCATCTACGAGGCCAATTTGCAGAGCGCCTACCAGGCAGGCCGCTGGCAAAGCCAATGGGATAACCGAGCTGCCCGGCCATACCTCATGTATGTCGCAGTTCTGGATAGCCGCACCCGTCCGGCGCACCGGGCGTTGCACGGCACCATTGCCCCGATCGATTCCCCGTTCTGGCGTTACTTCTACCCGCCCAACGGCTGGCGCTGCCGCTGCCGAGTCCGCTCGCTTACCAAACAGCAGGCGATCACCATGGTCAAGAATGGTCAGGGTGTCTGGGTTGCCGAGGATGGCCTGGGCAGCAAGCAAATCGAGATCCCGCATAGCGGCGGCGAAATGGGCACAGTTACGGTATATCGTGGTACTGATGCTCTTGGCCAGTCGTTTACTATCTCCCCGGATCTCGGCTGGAACAGCAACTCCGGCATGGCCAAGTGGCAGCCAGATTTAGCTAAATACGATGCTGATGTGAGGGCGTTATGGCCGCGATAA
- a CDS encoding phage virion morphogenesis protein: MAAISKVELQGTAALRQRLHTMITRGADPQPLLRQIAGIMDDEVQQNFEAGGRDPKWPESKRVKKSGGQTLIKSAQLVNSIQQFVTANAAGLSTNKEYAAIHNFGGEIKRGPHYSTVRLRTDARGNLLRQSTEGLKANLAVFAKASHKRTVTRFRFNNGYTINMPQREYFKISPTGLENIKWAAVQFVFGP, from the coding sequence ATGGCCGCGATAAGCAAGGTCGAACTCCAGGGCACTGCTGCCCTGCGGCAACGGCTGCACACTATGATTACCCGCGGCGCTGATCCGCAGCCGTTACTGCGGCAGATCGCCGGGATCATGGACGATGAGGTCCAGCAGAATTTTGAGGCCGGCGGCCGGGATCCCAAGTGGCCGGAATCGAAACGTGTCAAGAAGAGCGGCGGCCAGACCCTGATCAAGTCGGCGCAGCTGGTCAACTCCATCCAGCAGTTTGTCACGGCCAATGCTGCCGGGCTCTCCACCAACAAGGAATACGCCGCCATTCACAATTTCGGTGGCGAGATCAAGCGCGGACCGCATTACTCTACCGTCCGGCTGCGGACCGATGCCAGAGGCAATCTGCTGCGCCAGAGCACGGAAGGGTTGAAGGCCAACCTGGCAGTGTTTGCCAAGGCCAGCCACAAACGAACCGTCACCCGGTTCCGCTTCAATAACGGCTATACGATCAATATGCCCCAGCGCGAATACTTTAAAATCAGCCCCACCGGCCTGGAAAACATCAAATGGGCTGCAGTGCAGTTTGTCTTCGGACCATGA
- a CDS encoding DUF935 domain-containing protein has product MPRNGIYLPDGSILKFSESKSPQEIATRSKSLDGFAFGNMYLPNPDPVLKKQGKDIEVYTDLITDDRVGGSMINRINATLALDWEIDRGKSTKSRKAKFIQEVFSKLPLNTIFEQLIRNSRGFGYGPAETLWHRRSDNLNAPHAVLFKPQRWFVFSPENELRFLTKSNMLSGEELPLRRFLCPTNESSYDNPYGLGLNSRCFWPVVFKRGGWRFRIKFAEKYGAVWPVGKLPRSATQTQIDDFLGILEDMVNDGVAVIPDDGSVDFLESGSKGSTSDMYHAIIADVDSAISTVWLGHAGAGQSTSGELGGKDVAAEVRKDLRDSDKTLVEQAMNQLIDWICEENWGTSTDAPRFCLWEEEDVDLDQAKRDTELSTSLEKSGLKLSRGYYLRTYNLEEGDIEVAKKSTEPPIAPRPEFSEAGSFPDQAAVDALAHMITPETMQGQMQAVLSPVIKGLLESGNPDDAMASLLAAFPEMDTTALEKMLANLMFLAGLIGRLSANNEA; this is encoded by the coding sequence ATGCCGCGTAATGGAATATATCTCCCGGACGGCTCTATTTTGAAGTTTTCCGAATCTAAATCTCCACAGGAGATCGCTACCCGCTCTAAGAGCCTGGACGGTTTTGCCTTTGGCAACATGTACCTCCCAAACCCGGACCCGGTGCTGAAGAAACAGGGAAAGGATATCGAGGTTTATACCGACCTGATCACTGACGATCGCGTTGGGGGATCCATGATTAACCGGATCAATGCTACCCTGGCCCTCGACTGGGAGATCGACCGTGGCAAGAGCACAAAATCCCGTAAGGCGAAATTTATCCAGGAAGTGTTTAGTAAACTTCCTCTTAATACCATCTTTGAGCAGTTAATCCGTAATTCCCGCGGCTTTGGTTATGGCCCTGCAGAGACACTATGGCACCGGCGCAGTGACAATCTTAACGCTCCGCACGCTGTCCTATTTAAGCCGCAACGATGGTTTGTGTTTAGTCCGGAGAATGAGCTGCGCTTCCTCACGAAAAGCAATATGCTCTCCGGCGAAGAATTGCCGTTGCGTCGTTTCCTCTGCCCTACCAATGAATCCAGTTATGACAACCCCTATGGCCTTGGTCTTAATAGCCGCTGTTTTTGGCCTGTGGTCTTTAAGCGGGGCGGCTGGCGCTTCCGGATCAAGTTTGCCGAGAAGTATGGCGCGGTGTGGCCGGTCGGCAAGCTACCCAGGAGCGCAACCCAAACACAGATCGATGATTTTTTAGGAATCCTGGAGGACATGGTTAACGATGGCGTGGCCGTTATTCCGGATGATGGCAGTGTCGACTTTTTAGAGAGCGGCTCCAAGGGGAGCACCTCTGATATGTACCATGCGATTATTGCAGACGTAGATAGTGCAATATCCACTGTCTGGCTCGGCCATGCCGGCGCCGGGCAGTCCACATCCGGCGAACTGGGTGGGAAGGATGTGGCAGCCGAAGTCCGTAAGGATCTGCGCGACTCAGATAAGACCCTGGTCGAACAGGCTATGAACCAGCTGATCGACTGGATATGTGAAGAGAATTGGGGGACCAGTACTGACGCCCCGCGCTTCTGTCTCTGGGAAGAAGAGGATGTCGACCTTGACCAGGCTAAACGCGATACTGAGCTCTCTACTTCCCTGGAAAAGAGCGGGCTTAAACTTTCTCGCGGCTACTACCTCCGCACCTATAACCTGGAAGAGGGCGATATCGAGGTCGCTAAAAAGAGCACAGAACCGCCGATTGCGCCGCGTCCTGAATTCAGCGAAGCCGGTTCTTTCCCCGATCAGGCCGCCGTTGACGCCCTAGCCCACATGATCACTCCGGAAACGATGCAGGGCCAAATGCAGGCCGTGCTGTCGCCTGTCATTAAGGGGCTGCTGGAATCCGGTAATCCTGATGATGCCATGGCCAGTCTGCTGGCGGCATTTCCGGAAATGGACACTACCGCCCTGGAAAAGATGCTTGCTAACCTGATGTTTCTCGCTGGTCTGATCGGCCGGTTATCGGCCAATAACGAGGCATAG